The Desulfobulbus propionicus DSM 2032 DNA segment CGGCCTGTTGCACATCTCCAAACTCGGGGGGGGGCGGCGGATTCATCATCCTCGCGAGGTGTTGGAAGCCGGCCAGGAACTGACCGTAAAAATCGAGTCCATCGACAGAGAGCAAAAGCGCATTGCCCTCGCTCCTGAAGATTACACCGCCAGTGAGCAGCCGGAGCGGGAAAAGTACACACCTCCACCCGCCGCCAAGGAGTCCCCCTCCATGGGCACCTTGGGCGACTTATTGAAGTCGCAGATGAACAAAAGGAAAAAATAGCAAAGACTCCCGCATCAGGGCAACATCGTGGTGTCCTGATGCGGGACGGACGATCTCACAGGGAACGGCGGGCGATCTCAAACATGATGACGGCCGCAGCCACCGAGGCGTTCAGCGAGTTGAACGAAGCCTGCATGGGAATCGTCACCAGCACATCGCATTGCTTCCGTACCAGTGGCCGTATGCCCTTGCCTTCGCTGCCAATGACCAGGCAGATCGGCCCTGAAAAATCAGTGGTGTAGATCGGAGCGGCATTCGCTTCGGCTATCGCGCCGAAAATCCAGAATCCTTGCTCCTTCAACCTGTTGAGGGCATCGACCAAATTGACGACCTGGCATAACCGCAGATGGGACACGGCGCCGGCCGAGGTGCGGGCGACGGTGCCGGTGAGGGGCACGCTGCGTTCCCTGGTGAGGATCACCCGGGAAAACCCCGCGGCCAGGGCGGAACGCAGAATCGAACCCACGTTGCGCGGGTCCTGCAGAGAGTCAAGCACCAGGATGCGTGCCTGAGTTGTTTGTTCTTCGTCCGTGATCCCGGCCAGCAGATCCTCCAGCGACAGAAGACGGGCTTCGCTCTGCCGCGCCACCACCCCCTGATGTCGGCAATTTTTCGGCACCCCCATCCTGGCGCCATCAACAAAGCGAACCGCGATCGCATGGCTTTTCGCATGGTCGATGATCTGCTGCAGACGCGGACCGGCTTTGCCCTTTTGCACCAGAATTTCACTGATTCCGCCACATCCTTCCTGCT contains these protein-coding regions:
- the rlmB gene encoding 23S rRNA (guanosine(2251)-2'-O)-methyltransferase RlmB, with protein sequence MVNLMECKRRESTVTKPARPFASDEPSEDLLWGFNAVWETLQQEGCGGISEILVQKGKAGPRLQQIIDHAKSHAIAVRFVDGARMGVPKNCRHQGVVARQSEARLLSLEDLLAGITDEEQTTQARILVLDSLQDPRNVGSILRSALAAGFSRVILTRERSVPLTGTVARTSAGAVSHLRLCQVVNLVDALNRLKEQGFWIFGAIAEANAAPIYTTDFSGPICLVIGSEGKGIRPLVRKQCDVLVTIPMQASFNSLNASVAAAVIMFEIARRSL